One window from the genome of Hydractinia symbiolongicarpus strain clone_291-10 chromosome 1, HSymV2.1, whole genome shotgun sequence encodes:
- the LOC130648093 gene encoding ankycorbin-like isoform X3, translating into MSMKRLKGKFRLSSSSSVTSQVSIDEWSKYDERLLDCVAREDIPKLKETLKKKGVSPIKLSRDGQTAMHKAVKKSMIAAIECMLMEQPDLSTTDIQGRTVYHIAAINGDTIVLKKLLDFSRWNLEIKDACDMTALHYAVRSGETACVKLLIDNNCPANAQDGEGRTSLLMSLLEGHDKIAVTLILHGVDVNICDNKNRSCLMIACAQGMCQVAALLLSKGAETEVQDKTGKTVLQIAQEAGQTDIVNILQNGRDELEISGDSGMVNTEDVEDNIEKDEHEENDDIAPIEKRMTRNSSSSSTKRNSALRHDDNSLTTSIIESLMGFDVGSDTISEVSATEDQLHMKIEDERKELEIKLSKQNRRVEELESEMTSVRNKLKWETELRFAAEKEVLELKSQIELLQESRTRSSHNDELKVTFGSDEYLSGDNTVKDNGGDANHDDDRDGDDNNNGDADDIDNGDFDQKDGEIKNEQPEEEETNSDCESYGQQGAHSDSDESVSKETGYRKKSLGTAKQHIDMLEEHILSLEEDLLNKDNEICGLETKLKNTKELVDLNNNTTVSLEVYNQLRADNKNERNSFKEEIKTLENKISKLEEADRQMKEKKVALETRLQSEENMSKELNEKMLIMQIEMNNLKKELEECQISYEQTIECYRANMVALHQDSLDATLKEVLVRIVRLRSG; encoded by the exons ATGAGTATGAAAAGATTGAAGGGAAAGTTTCGGCTGAGCAGTTCATCGTCTGTTACATCACAAGTGTCCATA GATGAATGGTCAAAATACGATGAGAGACTGTTGGACTGTGTTGCCCGTGAGGATATACCAAAATTAAA GGAGACGCTCAAAAAGAAAGGAGTTTCTCCTATTAAACTTAGTCGAGATGGTCAAACAGC CATGCACAAAGCTGTTAAGAAAAGTATGATCGCAGCTATTGAGTGTATGTTGATGGAGCAGCCAGATCTATCCACAACAGATATTCAAG GACGCACAGTGTATCATATTGCAGCCATAAATGGAGACACtatcgttttaaaaaaattactcgaCTTTAGTCGATGGAATTTAGAGATTAAAGACGCATGCGACATGACGGCGCTTCATTACGCTGTGCGCAGCGGCGAGACTGCGTGCGTGAAGCTGCTTATCGATAACAACTGTCCTGCAAATGCACAGGATGGTGAAGGGAGGACATCGTTATTAATGTCACTTCTAGAAGGACATGACAAAATCGCAGTGACGCTTATCCTTCATGGAGTAGATGTCAATATTTGTGACAATAAAAACAG GTCTTGTCTCATGATTGCCTGTGCACAAGGAATGTGCCAAGTAGCCGCTCTGCTCCTTTCGAAAGGCGCCGAGACTGAAGTGCAAGACAAGACAGGGAAAACAG TGTTACAAATTGCACAGGAAGCTGGACAGACAGACATAGTTAATATTTTGCAGAATGGACGTGACGAGTTAGAAATTAGTGGTGATTCTGGTATGGTGAATACCGAAG ATGTAGAAGACAACATTGAAAAAGATGAACACGAAGAAAAT gaCGACATTGCACCCATCGAGAAAAGAATGACCAGG AACTCGTCATCTAGTTCGaccaaacgaaattccgcg TTGCGACACGACGATAATAGTCTGACGACGTCTATAATAGAGTCTTTAATG GGCTTCGATGTAGGTAGTGATACGATAAGTGAAGTGAGTGCCACCGAGGATCAGCTTCACATGAAG ATTGAAGATGAGCGAAAGGAACTGGAAATAAAGTTAAGCAAACAGAATAGGAGAGTAGAAGAGCTAGAATCAGAG ATGACATCAGTAAGGAATAAATTAAAATGGGAAACAGAACTGCGATTCGCTGCGGAG AAAGAAGTATTGGAGTTGAAATCACAAATCGAATTGTTGCAA GAGAGTAGAACCAGAAGTTCACATAACGACGAATTGAAAGTAACTTTTGGTAGCGACGAATATTTATCTG gggATAATACTGTAAAAGATAATGGTGGAGATGCTAATCACGACGATGATAGAGATGGTGATGACAATAATAATGGAGATGCTGATGACATTGATAATGGAGATTTTGATCAGAAGGATGGAGAAATTAAGAATGAGCAACCAGAGGAAGAAGAGACTAACTCAGATTGTGAAAGCTATGGACAACAGGGTGCCCATAGCGACAGTGACGAAAGTGTTAGTAAGGAAACCGGCTACCGTAAGAAAAG CTTAGGTACAGCGAAGCAACATATTGATATGCTCGAAGAACACATTTTAAGTTTAGAAGAAGACCTACTTAACAAAGACAACGAAATATGTGGACTGGAAACTAAATTAAAG AATACGAAAGAATTAGTTGATTTGAATAACAATACCACGGTCTCTCTTGAAGTGTATAACCAGTTAAGG GCTGATAACAAGAACGAGAGAAACTCATTCaaggaagaaataaaaacattagaaaataaaatatcgaAACTTGAGGAAGCG GACCgtcaaatgaaagaaaaaaaagttgcttTGGAAACAAGGTTACAGTCAGAAGAAAATATGTCGAAAGAGCTCAATGAAAAAATGCTGATCATGCAAATTGAAATGAACAATTTGAAGAAGGAACTCgag
- the LOC130648093 gene encoding ankyrin repeat domain-containing protein 35-like isoform X4 translates to MHKAVKKSMIAAIECMLMEQPDLSTTDIQGRTVYHIAAINGDTIVLKKLLDFSRWNLEIKDACDMTALHYAVRSGETACVKLLIDNNCPANAQDGEGRTSLLMSLLEGHDKIAVTLILHGVDVNICDNKNRSCLMIACAQGMCQVAALLLSKGAETEVQDKTGKTVLQIAQEAGQTDIVNILQNGRDELEISGDSGMVNTEDVEDNIEKDEHEENDDIAPIEKRMTRNSSSSSTKRNSALRHDDNSLTTSIIESLMGFDVGSDTISEVSATEDQLHMKIEDERKELEIKLSKQNRRVEELESEMTSVRNKLKWETELRFAAEKEVLELKSQIELLQESRTRSSHNDELKVTFGSDEYLSGDNTVKDNGGDANHDDDRDGDDNNNGDADDIDNGDFDQKDGEIKNEQPEEEETNSDCESYGQQGAHSDSDESVSKETGYRKKSLGTAKQHIDMLEEHILSLEEDLLNKDNEICGLETKLKNTKELVDLNNNTTVSLEVYNQLRADNKNERNSFKEEIKTLENKISKLEEADRQMKEKKVALETRLQSEENMSKELNEKMLIMQIEMNNLKKELEECQISYEQTIECYRANMVALHQDSLDATLKEVLVRIVRLRSG, encoded by the exons ATGCACAAAGCTGTTAAGAAAAGTATGATCGCAGCTATTGAGTGTATGTTGATGGAGCAGCCAGATCTATCCACAACAGATATTCAAG GACGCACAGTGTATCATATTGCAGCCATAAATGGAGACACtatcgttttaaaaaaattactcgaCTTTAGTCGATGGAATTTAGAGATTAAAGACGCATGCGACATGACGGCGCTTCATTACGCTGTGCGCAGCGGCGAGACTGCGTGCGTGAAGCTGCTTATCGATAACAACTGTCCTGCAAATGCACAGGATGGTGAAGGGAGGACATCGTTATTAATGTCACTTCTAGAAGGACATGACAAAATCGCAGTGACGCTTATCCTTCATGGAGTAGATGTCAATATTTGTGACAATAAAAACAG GTCTTGTCTCATGATTGCCTGTGCACAAGGAATGTGCCAAGTAGCCGCTCTGCTCCTTTCGAAAGGCGCCGAGACTGAAGTGCAAGACAAGACAGGGAAAACAG TGTTACAAATTGCACAGGAAGCTGGACAGACAGACATAGTTAATATTTTGCAGAATGGACGTGACGAGTTAGAAATTAGTGGTGATTCTGGTATGGTGAATACCGAAG ATGTAGAAGACAACATTGAAAAAGATGAACACGAAGAAAAT gaCGACATTGCACCCATCGAGAAAAGAATGACCAGG AACTCGTCATCTAGTTCGaccaaacgaaattccgcg TTGCGACACGACGATAATAGTCTGACGACGTCTATAATAGAGTCTTTAATG GGCTTCGATGTAGGTAGTGATACGATAAGTGAAGTGAGTGCCACCGAGGATCAGCTTCACATGAAG ATTGAAGATGAGCGAAAGGAACTGGAAATAAAGTTAAGCAAACAGAATAGGAGAGTAGAAGAGCTAGAATCAGAG ATGACATCAGTAAGGAATAAATTAAAATGGGAAACAGAACTGCGATTCGCTGCGGAG AAAGAAGTATTGGAGTTGAAATCACAAATCGAATTGTTGCAA GAGAGTAGAACCAGAAGTTCACATAACGACGAATTGAAAGTAACTTTTGGTAGCGACGAATATTTATCTG gggATAATACTGTAAAAGATAATGGTGGAGATGCTAATCACGACGATGATAGAGATGGTGATGACAATAATAATGGAGATGCTGATGACATTGATAATGGAGATTTTGATCAGAAGGATGGAGAAATTAAGAATGAGCAACCAGAGGAAGAAGAGACTAACTCAGATTGTGAAAGCTATGGACAACAGGGTGCCCATAGCGACAGTGACGAAAGTGTTAGTAAGGAAACCGGCTACCGTAAGAAAAG CTTAGGTACAGCGAAGCAACATATTGATATGCTCGAAGAACACATTTTAAGTTTAGAAGAAGACCTACTTAACAAAGACAACGAAATATGTGGACTGGAAACTAAATTAAAG AATACGAAAGAATTAGTTGATTTGAATAACAATACCACGGTCTCTCTTGAAGTGTATAACCAGTTAAGG GCTGATAACAAGAACGAGAGAAACTCATTCaaggaagaaataaaaacattagaaaataaaatatcgaAACTTGAGGAAGCG GACCgtcaaatgaaagaaaaaaaagttgcttTGGAAACAAGGTTACAGTCAGAAGAAAATATGTCGAAAGAGCTCAATGAAAAAATGCTGATCATGCAAATTGAAATGAACAATTTGAAGAAGGAACTCgag
- the LOC130648093 gene encoding ankycorbin-like isoform X1, with the protein MLLCLTNQDIYTVRETVTAMNTSTKLSRSTQFLNKRADRLGFTMSMKRLKGKFRLSSSSSVTSQVSIDEWSKYDERLLDCVAREDIPKLKETLKKKGVSPIKLSRDGQTAMHKAVKKSMIAAIECMLMEQPDLSTTDIQGRTVYHIAAINGDTIVLKKLLDFSRWNLEIKDACDMTALHYAVRSGETACVKLLIDNNCPANAQDGEGRTSLLMSLLEGHDKIAVTLILHGVDVNICDNKNRSCLMIACAQGMCQVAALLLSKGAETEVQDKTGKTVLQIAQEAGQTDIVNILQNGRDELEISGDSGMVNTEDVEDNIEKDEHEENDDIAPIEKRMTRNSSSSSTKRNSALRHDDNSLTTSIIESLMGFDVGSDTISEVSATEDQLHMKIEDERKELEIKLSKQNRRVEELESEMTSVRNKLKWETELRFAAEKEVLELKSQIELLQESRTRSSHNDELKVTFGSDEYLSGDNTVKDNGGDANHDDDRDGDDNNNGDADDIDNGDFDQKDGEIKNEQPEEEETNSDCESYGQQGAHSDSDESVSKETGYRKKSLGTAKQHIDMLEEHILSLEEDLLNKDNEICGLETKLKNTKELVDLNNNTTVSLEVYNQLRADNKNERNSFKEEIKTLENKISKLEEADRQMKEKKVALETRLQSEENMSKELNEKMLIMQIEMNNLKKELEECQISYEQTIECYRANMVALHQDSLDATLKEVLVRIVRLRSG; encoded by the exons ATGCTTCTCTGTTTGACAAATCAAGATATTTACACTGTTCGTGAGACGGTAACGGCCATGAATACATCAACAAAGTTGTCTCGTTcaactcaatttttaaataaacgag CAGACCGCCTCGGTTTTACAATGAGTATGAAAAGATTGAAGGGAAAGTTTCGGCTGAGCAGTTCATCGTCTGTTACATCACAAGTGTCCATA GATGAATGGTCAAAATACGATGAGAGACTGTTGGACTGTGTTGCCCGTGAGGATATACCAAAATTAAA GGAGACGCTCAAAAAGAAAGGAGTTTCTCCTATTAAACTTAGTCGAGATGGTCAAACAGC CATGCACAAAGCTGTTAAGAAAAGTATGATCGCAGCTATTGAGTGTATGTTGATGGAGCAGCCAGATCTATCCACAACAGATATTCAAG GACGCACAGTGTATCATATTGCAGCCATAAATGGAGACACtatcgttttaaaaaaattactcgaCTTTAGTCGATGGAATTTAGAGATTAAAGACGCATGCGACATGACGGCGCTTCATTACGCTGTGCGCAGCGGCGAGACTGCGTGCGTGAAGCTGCTTATCGATAACAACTGTCCTGCAAATGCACAGGATGGTGAAGGGAGGACATCGTTATTAATGTCACTTCTAGAAGGACATGACAAAATCGCAGTGACGCTTATCCTTCATGGAGTAGATGTCAATATTTGTGACAATAAAAACAG GTCTTGTCTCATGATTGCCTGTGCACAAGGAATGTGCCAAGTAGCCGCTCTGCTCCTTTCGAAAGGCGCCGAGACTGAAGTGCAAGACAAGACAGGGAAAACAG TGTTACAAATTGCACAGGAAGCTGGACAGACAGACATAGTTAATATTTTGCAGAATGGACGTGACGAGTTAGAAATTAGTGGTGATTCTGGTATGGTGAATACCGAAG ATGTAGAAGACAACATTGAAAAAGATGAACACGAAGAAAAT gaCGACATTGCACCCATCGAGAAAAGAATGACCAGG AACTCGTCATCTAGTTCGaccaaacgaaattccgcg TTGCGACACGACGATAATAGTCTGACGACGTCTATAATAGAGTCTTTAATG GGCTTCGATGTAGGTAGTGATACGATAAGTGAAGTGAGTGCCACCGAGGATCAGCTTCACATGAAG ATTGAAGATGAGCGAAAGGAACTGGAAATAAAGTTAAGCAAACAGAATAGGAGAGTAGAAGAGCTAGAATCAGAG ATGACATCAGTAAGGAATAAATTAAAATGGGAAACAGAACTGCGATTCGCTGCGGAG AAAGAAGTATTGGAGTTGAAATCACAAATCGAATTGTTGCAA GAGAGTAGAACCAGAAGTTCACATAACGACGAATTGAAAGTAACTTTTGGTAGCGACGAATATTTATCTG gggATAATACTGTAAAAGATAATGGTGGAGATGCTAATCACGACGATGATAGAGATGGTGATGACAATAATAATGGAGATGCTGATGACATTGATAATGGAGATTTTGATCAGAAGGATGGAGAAATTAAGAATGAGCAACCAGAGGAAGAAGAGACTAACTCAGATTGTGAAAGCTATGGACAACAGGGTGCCCATAGCGACAGTGACGAAAGTGTTAGTAAGGAAACCGGCTACCGTAAGAAAAG CTTAGGTACAGCGAAGCAACATATTGATATGCTCGAAGAACACATTTTAAGTTTAGAAGAAGACCTACTTAACAAAGACAACGAAATATGTGGACTGGAAACTAAATTAAAG AATACGAAAGAATTAGTTGATTTGAATAACAATACCACGGTCTCTCTTGAAGTGTATAACCAGTTAAGG GCTGATAACAAGAACGAGAGAAACTCATTCaaggaagaaataaaaacattagaaaataaaatatcgaAACTTGAGGAAGCG GACCgtcaaatgaaagaaaaaaaagttgcttTGGAAACAAGGTTACAGTCAGAAGAAAATATGTCGAAAGAGCTCAATGAAAAAATGCTGATCATGCAAATTGAAATGAACAATTTGAAGAAGGAACTCgag
- the LOC130648093 gene encoding ankycorbin-like isoform X2 has protein sequence MLQRGILRLSKRKKKNEYISDENVSIQDEWSKYDERLLDCVAREDIPKLKETLKKKGVSPIKLSRDGQTAMHKAVKKSMIAAIECMLMEQPDLSTTDIQGRTVYHIAAINGDTIVLKKLLDFSRWNLEIKDACDMTALHYAVRSGETACVKLLIDNNCPANAQDGEGRTSLLMSLLEGHDKIAVTLILHGVDVNICDNKNRSCLMIACAQGMCQVAALLLSKGAETEVQDKTGKTVLQIAQEAGQTDIVNILQNGRDELEISGDSGMVNTEDVEDNIEKDEHEENDDIAPIEKRMTRNSSSSSTKRNSALRHDDNSLTTSIIESLMGFDVGSDTISEVSATEDQLHMKIEDERKELEIKLSKQNRRVEELESEMTSVRNKLKWETELRFAAEKEVLELKSQIELLQESRTRSSHNDELKVTFGSDEYLSGDNTVKDNGGDANHDDDRDGDDNNNGDADDIDNGDFDQKDGEIKNEQPEEEETNSDCESYGQQGAHSDSDESVSKETGYRKKSLGTAKQHIDMLEEHILSLEEDLLNKDNEICGLETKLKNTKELVDLNNNTTVSLEVYNQLRADNKNERNSFKEEIKTLENKISKLEEADRQMKEKKVALETRLQSEENMSKELNEKMLIMQIEMNNLKKELEECQISYEQTIECYRANMVALHQDSLDATLKEVLVRIVRLRSG, from the exons atgttacaacgCGGAATACTGCGTCTGTCTAAAcgcaaaaagaaaaatgaatatATTTCAGATGAAAATGTATCCATCCAG GATGAATGGTCAAAATACGATGAGAGACTGTTGGACTGTGTTGCCCGTGAGGATATACCAAAATTAAA GGAGACGCTCAAAAAGAAAGGAGTTTCTCCTATTAAACTTAGTCGAGATGGTCAAACAGC CATGCACAAAGCTGTTAAGAAAAGTATGATCGCAGCTATTGAGTGTATGTTGATGGAGCAGCCAGATCTATCCACAACAGATATTCAAG GACGCACAGTGTATCATATTGCAGCCATAAATGGAGACACtatcgttttaaaaaaattactcgaCTTTAGTCGATGGAATTTAGAGATTAAAGACGCATGCGACATGACGGCGCTTCATTACGCTGTGCGCAGCGGCGAGACTGCGTGCGTGAAGCTGCTTATCGATAACAACTGTCCTGCAAATGCACAGGATGGTGAAGGGAGGACATCGTTATTAATGTCACTTCTAGAAGGACATGACAAAATCGCAGTGACGCTTATCCTTCATGGAGTAGATGTCAATATTTGTGACAATAAAAACAG GTCTTGTCTCATGATTGCCTGTGCACAAGGAATGTGCCAAGTAGCCGCTCTGCTCCTTTCGAAAGGCGCCGAGACTGAAGTGCAAGACAAGACAGGGAAAACAG TGTTACAAATTGCACAGGAAGCTGGACAGACAGACATAGTTAATATTTTGCAGAATGGACGTGACGAGTTAGAAATTAGTGGTGATTCTGGTATGGTGAATACCGAAG ATGTAGAAGACAACATTGAAAAAGATGAACACGAAGAAAAT gaCGACATTGCACCCATCGAGAAAAGAATGACCAGG AACTCGTCATCTAGTTCGaccaaacgaaattccgcg TTGCGACACGACGATAATAGTCTGACGACGTCTATAATAGAGTCTTTAATG GGCTTCGATGTAGGTAGTGATACGATAAGTGAAGTGAGTGCCACCGAGGATCAGCTTCACATGAAG ATTGAAGATGAGCGAAAGGAACTGGAAATAAAGTTAAGCAAACAGAATAGGAGAGTAGAAGAGCTAGAATCAGAG ATGACATCAGTAAGGAATAAATTAAAATGGGAAACAGAACTGCGATTCGCTGCGGAG AAAGAAGTATTGGAGTTGAAATCACAAATCGAATTGTTGCAA GAGAGTAGAACCAGAAGTTCACATAACGACGAATTGAAAGTAACTTTTGGTAGCGACGAATATTTATCTG gggATAATACTGTAAAAGATAATGGTGGAGATGCTAATCACGACGATGATAGAGATGGTGATGACAATAATAATGGAGATGCTGATGACATTGATAATGGAGATTTTGATCAGAAGGATGGAGAAATTAAGAATGAGCAACCAGAGGAAGAAGAGACTAACTCAGATTGTGAAAGCTATGGACAACAGGGTGCCCATAGCGACAGTGACGAAAGTGTTAGTAAGGAAACCGGCTACCGTAAGAAAAG CTTAGGTACAGCGAAGCAACATATTGATATGCTCGAAGAACACATTTTAAGTTTAGAAGAAGACCTACTTAACAAAGACAACGAAATATGTGGACTGGAAACTAAATTAAAG AATACGAAAGAATTAGTTGATTTGAATAACAATACCACGGTCTCTCTTGAAGTGTATAACCAGTTAAGG GCTGATAACAAGAACGAGAGAAACTCATTCaaggaagaaataaaaacattagaaaataaaatatcgaAACTTGAGGAAGCG GACCgtcaaatgaaagaaaaaaaagttgcttTGGAAACAAGGTTACAGTCAGAAGAAAATATGTCGAAAGAGCTCAATGAAAAAATGCTGATCATGCAAATTGAAATGAACAATTTGAAGAAGGAACTCgag